The following proteins are co-located in the Microbacterium sp. SORGH_AS_0888 genome:
- a CDS encoding SufE family protein: protein MGRVNDAALPDSLAETRDEFLELEEPERLQLLLEYSRELPEMPADIAARPEACERVVECQSPVFIAVEVDEDDIVTMHASAPPEAPTTRGFASILVQGISGLSSEAVLSIPDDYPQSIGLTRAVSPLRIAGMTGMLLRAKRQVREKRR, encoded by the coding sequence ATGGGACGGGTGAACGACGCGGCCCTTCCCGACTCCCTCGCGGAGACACGTGACGAGTTCCTCGAGCTCGAGGAGCCCGAGCGGCTGCAGCTTCTGCTGGAGTACTCGCGTGAGCTGCCGGAGATGCCCGCGGACATCGCGGCGCGCCCGGAGGCGTGCGAACGGGTGGTCGAGTGCCAGTCGCCCGTCTTCATCGCCGTCGAGGTCGACGAGGACGACATCGTGACGATGCACGCGTCCGCTCCCCCGGAGGCGCCCACCACCCGGGGTTTCGCCAGCATCCTGGTCCAGGGGATCAGCGGGCTCTCGTCCGAGGCGGTGTTGAGCATCCCCGACGACTATCCCCAGTCCATCGGACTGACGCGCGCGGTGTCGCCGTTGCGTATCGCGGGGATGACCGGGATGCTGCTCCGCGCCAAGCGCCAGGTGCGCGAGAAGCGTCGCTAG
- a CDS encoding S9 family peptidase, whose protein sequence is MMAPRRAAGLGASPAFRVGVRTAVFLLSAGLGVIGAVWAAMSVRVARLVVTPAARRADTRILSLDTAAQTITLSRTPDTELPGRYGLFTRGSEDYVKLGSVLSEDAASVKRKLLTHIGETSRLSADAAFSGWYYDHPDQMHLPFTSQLIGSAVGPCPAWVFPGDSDTWCIQIHGRGTTRAECLRAVPLLHSLGFTTMLVSYRNDGEAPRSRSGTYGLGATEWRDVDAAVGFARRSGAQRILLMGWSMGGAIALQLALNSAHRDRIVGLILDSPVVDWRVVLEYQAELMGLPHPVTALAIETLGSEWGTALTRSGGPIPFDRLDGVSRAGELRVPVLILHSDDDGFVPSDASHALARARPDLVRLEVFTGARHTKLWNYDQERWNTAIRIWLDETGIRRGED, encoded by the coding sequence ATGATGGCCCCCAGGCGCGCCGCCGGACTCGGCGCCTCACCCGCGTTCCGTGTCGGTGTTCGCACCGCCGTCTTTCTGCTGTCGGCAGGGCTCGGGGTGATCGGCGCCGTCTGGGCCGCGATGTCCGTTCGGGTCGCGCGTCTCGTCGTGACGCCCGCCGCCCGTCGGGCCGACACCCGCATCCTCTCCTTGGACACGGCTGCGCAGACGATCACCCTCTCGCGGACGCCGGACACCGAGCTGCCCGGACGCTACGGCCTGTTCACGCGGGGGAGCGAGGACTACGTCAAGCTCGGCAGCGTGCTGTCCGAGGACGCCGCATCCGTCAAGCGGAAGCTCCTGACGCACATCGGCGAGACCTCGAGGCTGTCCGCGGACGCCGCGTTCAGCGGCTGGTACTACGACCACCCCGACCAGATGCACCTGCCGTTCACGTCCCAGCTGATCGGGTCGGCCGTGGGGCCGTGCCCGGCCTGGGTCTTCCCCGGCGACTCCGACACGTGGTGCATCCAGATCCACGGGCGGGGGACGACGCGCGCCGAGTGCCTGCGGGCCGTGCCGCTGCTGCACTCGCTCGGGTTCACCACGATGCTGGTCTCGTACCGCAACGACGGCGAGGCGCCCCGGAGCCGCAGCGGAACCTATGGCCTCGGCGCGACCGAGTGGCGTGACGTCGACGCCGCCGTCGGCTTCGCGCGGCGCTCCGGCGCGCAGCGCATCCTGCTCATGGGATGGTCCATGGGCGGCGCCATCGCGCTCCAGCTGGCGCTCAACTCGGCGCACCGGGATCGCATCGTCGGGCTCATCCTCGACTCCCCTGTGGTCGACTGGCGCGTCGTGCTCGAGTACCAGGCCGAGCTGATGGGGCTGCCGCATCCGGTCACGGCGCTCGCGATCGAGACCCTGGGATCGGAGTGGGGGACGGCGCTGACCCGTTCGGGCGGACCGATCCCGTTCGATCGGCTCGACGGTGTCTCGCGCGCCGGCGAGCTGCGCGTGCCGGTTCTGATCCTGCACAGCGACGACGACGGTTTCGTCCCCTCTGACGCCTCCCACGCCCTCGCGCGCGCACGTCCCGACCTCGTGAGGCTCGAGGTGTTCACCGGGGCCCGGCACACGAAGCTCTGGAACTACGACCAGGAGCGGTGGAACACCGCGATCCGGATCTGGCTCGACGAGACCGGGATCCGCCGCGGGGAAGACTAG
- a CDS encoding DUF3000 domain-containing protein, producing MAAHRPSPVPSFADAIAAVAGLGFRADLVVHDIPAPSGLAPEAYALAADVRPDDDDGVSAYGTGRLVLLHDADEPEAWDGAWRIVCFAQAPLEPEIGIDPLVAEVAWSWLVDALSSRGAAFHAMSGTATKTLSQGFGGLAAEGTGAQIELRASWSPTGDIVPHVEAWAELVCMLAGLPPGSENAPLLRAQSRTT from the coding sequence GTGGCCGCCCACCGCCCCTCACCCGTCCCGTCGTTCGCCGACGCGATCGCGGCCGTGGCGGGACTCGGCTTCCGCGCCGATCTCGTCGTGCACGACATCCCCGCCCCGTCCGGCCTCGCGCCGGAGGCGTACGCGCTCGCCGCCGACGTCCGCCCGGACGACGATGACGGTGTCTCCGCGTACGGGACCGGCCGGCTCGTCCTCCTCCACGACGCCGACGAGCCCGAGGCGTGGGACGGCGCGTGGCGGATCGTCTGCTTCGCCCAGGCCCCGCTCGAGCCCGAGATCGGAATCGACCCGCTGGTGGCGGAGGTCGCCTGGTCCTGGCTGGTCGATGCGCTCTCCTCGCGGGGGGCGGCGTTCCATGCGATGTCGGGCACGGCGACGAAGACGCTCTCGCAGGGTTTCGGCGGGCTCGCTGCCGAAGGCACCGGCGCCCAGATAGAGTTGCGCGCATCCTGGTCGCCGACGGGCGACATCGTGCCGCACGTGGAGGCCTGGGCCGAGCTCGTGTGCATGCTGGCGGGTCTCCCGCCGGGATCGGAGAACGCGCCGCTCTTGCGCGCGCAGAGCAGGACTACATGA
- a CDS encoding HRDC domain-containing protein — protein sequence MTDYQVIADERALLDAMAALAAGTGPFAVDVERASGFRYSQRAYLVQIWREGAGVLLFDAPALANMDRLQPILSQEEWILHAASQDLPSLRELGLEPPRIFDTELAARLLGHERVGLAAVVERALGITLAKEHSAADWSTRPLPDSWLEYAALDVVYLRDVRDAQVAELEEQHKTEIAAQEFQAVIDRPVKPVRTDPWRRLSGLHTLRGRRAYAVARELWTAREELARETDVAPGRLVPDRALVAAIAASPQSKRDLAANKLFIGRASRSELDRWWAAIERGRTTEDLPPERVPSDTLPPPRAWVDRNPEADARLKAARPRVEERAAALSMPTENLLTPELLRRLAWTPPEPTDADTISDALSAAGARPWQIHETAQLIADAFVASVQTVESDVDAVS from the coding sequence ATGACTGACTATCAGGTGATCGCGGACGAGCGGGCTCTCCTCGACGCGATGGCGGCACTCGCCGCGGGCACGGGGCCTTTCGCGGTCGACGTCGAGCGGGCATCCGGATTCCGATACTCGCAGCGCGCGTACCTCGTCCAGATCTGGCGCGAGGGAGCAGGAGTGCTCCTGTTCGATGCGCCCGCGCTGGCGAACATGGATCGGCTGCAGCCGATCCTGTCGCAGGAGGAGTGGATCCTGCACGCGGCGAGCCAGGACCTGCCTTCGCTGCGGGAGCTCGGCCTCGAGCCGCCCCGCATCTTCGACACGGAGCTGGCCGCCCGGCTCCTCGGTCACGAGCGCGTGGGGCTGGCCGCGGTCGTGGAGCGGGCGCTGGGCATCACGCTCGCCAAGGAGCATTCCGCCGCCGACTGGTCGACGCGTCCCCTGCCCGACTCCTGGCTCGAGTACGCCGCACTCGATGTCGTGTATCTCCGCGACGTCCGCGACGCGCAGGTCGCCGAGCTCGAGGAACAGCACAAGACCGAGATCGCGGCACAGGAGTTCCAGGCCGTCATCGACCGCCCCGTCAAGCCCGTGCGCACCGACCCGTGGCGTCGGCTGAGCGGACTGCACACACTCCGCGGCCGTCGTGCCTACGCGGTCGCGCGTGAGCTGTGGACCGCCCGCGAGGAGCTGGCCAGGGAAACGGATGTCGCTCCCGGGCGTCTCGTGCCCGACCGCGCGCTCGTCGCCGCGATCGCGGCATCGCCGCAGAGCAAACGCGACCTCGCGGCCAACAAGCTCTTCATCGGCCGCGCGTCGAGGAGCGAGCTCGATCGATGGTGGGCTGCGATCGAGCGCGGGCGCACGACGGAGGACCTCCCGCCCGAGCGGGTGCCGAGCGACACGCTGCCTCCGCCGCGCGCGTGGGTGGACCGGAACCCGGAAGCCGATGCGCGGCTGAAGGCCGCGCGTCCCCGCGTCGAGGAGCGGGCCGCCGCGCTGAGCATGCCCACCGAGAACCTCCTCACGCCCGAGCTGCTGCGCCGCCTGGCGTGGACTCCGCCGGAGCCGACGGATGCGGACACCATCTCCGACGCCCTGTCAGCGGCCGGCGCGCGCCCCTGGCAGATTCACGAGACCGCACAGCTGATCGCCGATGCCTTTGTCGCTTCCGTGCAAACGGTCGAGAGCGACGTCGACGCCGTTTCGTAG
- a CDS encoding thiolase family protein, with amino-acid sequence MAEISDVFFVDGMRTPFGRAGEKGMYWNTRADDLVVKALIGVMERNPQVPGDRIDDVAIAATSQTGDQGLTLGRSAAILAGLPMTVPGFAIDRMCAGAMTSVTTMAGSIGVGMYDIALAGGVEHMGHHPIGANADPNPRFVAERMVDPGALNMGVTAERIFDRFPHLTKERSDRYGMLSQHKAQAAYDAGKIQPDLVPVAVKDASGAWGLATEDEGRRPETTMEGLAALRTPFRPHGRVTAGTSSPVTDGATMGLLASGRAVKELGLAPKMKLVSFAFAGVQPEIMGIGPIPSTEKALAKAGLTISDIGLFELNEAFAIQVISLLDHFGIADDDPRVNQWGGAIAVGHPLAASGVRLMIQLAAQFAERPDVRYGLTAMCVGLGQGGSVIWENPFYDGKKRK; translated from the coding sequence GTGGCCGAGATTTCGGACGTCTTCTTCGTCGATGGCATGCGTACCCCTTTCGGTCGAGCCGGCGAGAAAGGCATGTACTGGAACACCCGCGCGGACGACTTGGTGGTGAAGGCGCTCATCGGCGTGATGGAGCGCAATCCGCAGGTGCCGGGCGACCGCATCGACGACGTCGCGATCGCCGCGACCTCGCAGACCGGTGATCAGGGCCTGACGCTCGGACGTTCGGCAGCGATCCTCGCGGGGCTGCCGATGACGGTTCCCGGTTTCGCGATCGACCGCATGTGCGCGGGCGCGATGACGAGCGTGACCACGATGGCCGGCTCGATCGGGGTCGGCATGTACGACATCGCCCTCGCGGGCGGCGTCGAGCACATGGGACACCACCCGATCGGCGCGAACGCCGACCCGAACCCGCGTTTCGTCGCCGAGCGCATGGTCGATCCCGGAGCCCTCAACATGGGCGTCACGGCCGAGCGCATCTTCGACCGGTTCCCGCACCTCACGAAGGAGCGCAGCGACCGCTACGGGATGCTGAGCCAGCACAAGGCGCAGGCCGCCTACGACGCCGGCAAGATCCAGCCCGACCTCGTCCCGGTCGCGGTGAAGGACGCCTCAGGCGCCTGGGGCCTGGCGACCGAGGACGAGGGCCGCCGCCCCGAGACCACGATGGAGGGGCTCGCTGCCCTTCGCACGCCGTTCCGCCCCCACGGTCGCGTGACGGCGGGCACGTCGTCGCCGGTCACCGACGGCGCCACGATGGGTCTGCTGGCGAGCGGCCGCGCCGTGAAGGAGCTCGGCCTCGCGCCGAAGATGAAGCTCGTCTCGTTCGCGTTCGCCGGCGTCCAGCCCGAGATCATGGGCATCGGCCCGATCCCCTCGACCGAGAAGGCGCTGGCCAAGGCGGGCCTGACCATCTCCGACATCGGACTGTTCGAGCTCAACGAGGCGTTCGCGATCCAGGTGATCTCGCTGCTCGACCACTTCGGCATCGCCGACGACGATCCGCGCGTGAACCAGTGGGGCGGCGCGATCGCCGTCGGCCACCCGCTCGCCGCCTCGGGCGTGCGTCTGATGATCCAGCTGGCGGCGCAGTTCGCCGAGCGTCCCGACGTCCGCTACGGCCTCACCGCGATGTGCGTGGGTCTCGGGCAGGGCGGCTCGGTCATCTGGGAGAACCCGTTCTACGACGGCAAGAAGCGGAAGTGA
- a CDS encoding 3-hydroxyacyl-CoA dehydrogenase NAD-binding domain-containing protein encodes MTNYDEIDFSPLDAFADDEVITHSPVRDIALPSGKVLALITLDNGRDHTRPNTLGPATLKELGETLAGLKGRAAAGEIHAVGITGKQYILAAGADLSGVSRLPSKDVAKLIAQRGHQVLGSLSELGVPSFAFVNGLALGGGVEIGLNSTYRTVDASAAAIALPEVFLGLIPGWGGAYLLPNLIGIENALEVVISNPLKQNRTLKPRQAYELGMFDAIFSPANFLEESLVWADGVLSGRIKVERKNEPGKMERLTKWPIAIKMARGMLESRIGTVPRSPYVALDLLDKARSGTKAEGFAREDDALSDLIVGDQFAASMYAFDLVQKRAKRPVGAPDKALAKKVTKVGIIGAGLMASQFALLFVRKLRVPVLITDLDQARVDKGVAYIHDEIGKLEAKGRLDGDSANQLRALVHGTTDKTEYADCDFVIEAVFEEVGVKQQVFAEIEPIVAEDAILATNTSSLSVEEIGANLAHPERLVGFHFFNPVAVMPLIEIVKTPVTAEAALSTAFVVAKGLGKNAVLTADAPGFVVNRLLAKVMGEAARAVYEGTPLLTVEKAFAPLGLPMTPFQLIDLVGWKVAAHVQDTMANAFPERFFASENFHELAALPEVVEKDKHGKITGWSKAAAKVLKTGKAPVSEDEILRRVQDGLAQEIKIMLGEGVVPEVEDIDLCLILGAGWPFIDGGATPYLDRVGASERVFSGTFHTPPIRGVGA; translated from the coding sequence ATGACGAACTACGACGAGATCGACTTCTCCCCGCTTGATGCCTTCGCCGACGACGAGGTGATCACCCACTCCCCCGTCCGCGACATCGCCCTGCCCTCGGGCAAGGTCCTCGCCCTCATCACACTCGACAACGGACGCGACCACACCCGCCCGAACACCCTCGGCCCCGCAACCCTGAAGGAGCTCGGCGAGACCCTCGCGGGTCTGAAGGGCCGGGCCGCCGCAGGCGAGATCCACGCCGTCGGCATCACCGGCAAGCAGTACATCCTCGCGGCCGGCGCCGACCTGTCCGGGGTGTCCCGCCTGCCGTCGAAGGATGTCGCGAAGCTCATAGCGCAACGCGGTCACCAGGTGCTCGGCTCGCTTTCCGAGCTCGGCGTCCCCTCGTTCGCCTTCGTGAACGGCTTGGCGCTGGGCGGCGGTGTGGAGATCGGGCTCAACTCGACCTACCGCACGGTCGACGCCTCCGCGGCCGCGATCGCGCTGCCAGAGGTCTTCCTCGGCCTCATCCCCGGCTGGGGCGGCGCGTACCTGCTCCCGAACCTCATCGGCATCGAGAACGCGCTCGAGGTCGTGATCTCCAATCCGCTGAAGCAGAACCGCACGCTCAAGCCCCGGCAGGCATACGAGCTCGGGATGTTCGACGCGATCTTCTCGCCGGCCAACTTCCTCGAGGAGTCGCTGGTCTGGGCCGACGGCGTCCTCAGCGGCCGCATCAAGGTCGAGCGCAAGAACGAGCCCGGCAAGATGGAGCGGCTGACCAAGTGGCCCATCGCGATCAAGATGGCGCGCGGCATGCTGGAGAGCCGCATCGGCACGGTGCCCCGCTCGCCGTACGTCGCGCTCGATCTGCTCGACAAGGCCAGGAGCGGCACGAAGGCAGAAGGCTTCGCGCGCGAGGACGACGCGCTCAGCGACCTGATCGTCGGCGATCAGTTCGCCGCGTCCATGTATGCCTTCGACCTGGTGCAGAAGCGGGCGAAGCGTCCCGTCGGCGCCCCCGACAAGGCGCTCGCCAAGAAGGTCACGAAGGTGGGCATCATCGGTGCGGGTCTGATGGCGAGCCAGTTCGCGCTCCTGTTCGTGCGCAAGCTCCGGGTTCCGGTGCTCATCACCGACCTCGATCAGGCCCGTGTCGACAAGGGCGTGGCCTACATCCACGATGAGATCGGCAAGCTCGAGGCGAAGGGACGTCTCGACGGCGACTCCGCCAACCAGCTCCGCGCCCTCGTGCACGGCACGACCGACAAGACCGAGTACGCGGACTGCGACTTCGTCATCGAGGCCGTGTTCGAGGAGGTCGGGGTCAAGCAGCAGGTGTTCGCGGAGATCGAGCCGATCGTGGCCGAGGATGCGATCCTCGCGACCAACACCTCATCGCTGTCGGTCGAGGAGATCGGTGCGAATCTCGCACATCCGGAACGCCTGGTCGGCTTCCACTTCTTCAACCCCGTCGCCGTCATGCCACTGATCGAGATCGTGAAGACGCCCGTGACGGCCGAGGCGGCGCTGTCGACCGCGTTCGTGGTGGCGAAGGGGCTCGGGAAGAACGCGGTGCTCACCGCGGACGCACCGGGCTTCGTCGTCAACCGCCTGCTGGCCAAGGTCATGGGAGAGGCGGCGCGTGCCGTCTACGAGGGGACCCCGCTGCTGACGGTCGAGAAGGCGTTCGCGCCCCTCGGTCTGCCCATGACGCCGTTCCAGCTCATCGACCTGGTCGGGTGGAAGGTGGCCGCGCACGTGCAGGACACGATGGCGAACGCCTTCCCCGAGCGGTTCTTCGCCTCGGAGAACTTCCACGAGCTCGCGGCACTGCCGGAGGTGGTCGAGAAGGACAAGCACGGGAAGATCACCGGCTGGTCCAAGGCCGCCGCAAAGGTGCTGAAGACCGGCAAGGCGCCCGTGTCGGAAGACGAGATCCTCCGACGGGTGCAGGACGGTCTGGCCCAGGAGATCAAGATCATGCTGGGCGAGGGCGTGGTCCCCGAGGTCGAGGACATCGATCTCTGCCTCATCCTGGGCGCCGGCTGGCCCTTCATCGACGGCGGAGCGACGCCGTACCTCGACCGCGTCGGCGCGTCGGAGCGCGTGTTCTCGGGAACCTTCCACACGCCGCCGATCCGGGGCGTCGGAGCCTGA
- the dxs gene encoding 1-deoxy-D-xylulose-5-phosphate synthase: MSLLSSITGPRDLDALSVPELERLAQEIRDFLVANVSRTGGHLGPNLGVVELTLALHRVFRSPQDPFIFDTGHQSYVHKLLTGRQDFTGLRARGGLAGYPQRGESEHDVVESSHASSSLSWADGISRALTRTGRKDRHVVAVVGDGALTGGMTWEALNNISDDNDRNLVIVVNDNGRSYAPTIGGMARYLNRVRTTDSYQTLHRGSSSVARHLGPVARAFYRGVRGGTHGFLSRFVNNEALYSNLDIKYLGPIDGHDLGSLIETLELAKSYGAPVIVHTITEKGHGFEPARNDEADQFHAVGRIDPTTGESIGSSGAVAWTDVFEAELLAAGERRPDVIAMTAAMLRPTGLQAFAERFPDRVYDVGIAEQHAVASAAGMAYGGLHPVVAIYATFMNRAFDQMMMDVGLHRAGVTFVLDRAGVTGPDGPSHHGIWDLAMLQIVPHIRIAAPRDATRLAEEFAEALEVEDAPTVIRYPRGAVSPELPAQERLHDGVDVLVRGAGADVLLVGIGPMAHVAVDVAERLAAQGIAATVVDPRWVVPVPESIVELAREHRLVITIEDGIRVGGIGTRVRQVLREAGVDTAVDELGLPDEFIDHASREQILADAGLTASKIAQDVVAQVLGTRVPVARQVGTDTSPVWTTEMSASTDTDG, translated from the coding sequence ATGTCGCTGTTGTCGTCGATCACGGGTCCGCGTGACCTCGACGCCCTGTCCGTCCCCGAGCTCGAGCGGCTCGCGCAGGAGATCCGCGACTTCCTCGTCGCGAACGTCTCCCGTACGGGTGGCCACCTCGGGCCGAACCTGGGCGTGGTCGAGCTGACCCTGGCCCTGCACAGGGTGTTCCGCTCCCCGCAGGACCCGTTCATCTTCGACACGGGACACCAGTCGTACGTGCACAAGCTGCTCACCGGTCGACAGGACTTCACCGGTCTCCGTGCGCGCGGGGGTCTCGCCGGCTACCCGCAGCGGGGCGAGAGCGAGCACGACGTCGTCGAGTCCTCGCACGCCTCCAGCTCGCTGAGCTGGGCGGACGGGATCTCCCGCGCGCTGACCCGCACCGGGCGCAAGGACCGTCACGTGGTCGCCGTCGTCGGCGACGGCGCGCTGACGGGCGGGATGACGTGGGAGGCGCTCAACAACATCTCTGACGACAACGACCGCAACCTCGTGATCGTCGTCAACGACAACGGCCGCTCCTACGCCCCCACGATCGGCGGCATGGCGCGGTATCTCAACCGTGTGCGCACGACCGACAGCTACCAGACCCTGCATCGCGGCTCATCGAGCGTCGCCCGCCATCTCGGGCCCGTCGCCCGCGCCTTCTACCGCGGCGTCCGCGGCGGCACGCACGGCTTCCTCTCGCGTTTCGTGAACAACGAGGCGCTGTACTCGAACCTCGACATCAAGTACCTCGGCCCGATCGACGGTCACGACCTCGGTTCCCTCATCGAGACGCTGGAGCTCGCGAAGTCGTACGGTGCTCCGGTGATCGTGCACACGATCACCGAGAAGGGGCACGGCTTCGAGCCGGCCCGCAACGACGAGGCGGACCAGTTCCACGCCGTCGGCCGCATCGACCCGACGACGGGGGAGTCCATCGGCTCCTCGGGCGCGGTCGCCTGGACCGACGTGTTCGAGGCGGAGCTGCTCGCAGCGGGGGAACGGCGTCCGGACGTGATCGCGATGACCGCGGCGATGCTCCGCCCGACCGGGCTGCAGGCGTTCGCCGAGCGCTTCCCGGACCGCGTCTACGACGTCGGGATCGCCGAGCAGCATGCCGTTGCCTCCGCCGCGGGCATGGCCTACGGCGGCCTCCACCCGGTGGTGGCGATCTACGCCACCTTCATGAACCGCGCGTTCGACCAGATGATGATGGATGTCGGGCTGCACCGCGCCGGCGTGACCTTCGTGCTGGACCGTGCCGGGGTCACGGGCCCCGACGGGCCCAGCCATCACGGGATCTGGGATCTCGCGATGCTGCAGATCGTGCCGCACATCCGCATCGCCGCACCCCGCGACGCGACTCGTCTCGCGGAGGAGTTCGCGGAGGCGCTCGAGGTGGAGGACGCGCCGACCGTGATCCGCTACCCGCGGGGCGCCGTGTCGCCGGAGCTGCCGGCGCAGGAGCGGCTGCACGACGGCGTCGACGTCCTCGTCCGCGGCGCGGGAGCCGACGTCCTGCTCGTGGGCATCGGGCCGATGGCGCACGTGGCCGTCGACGTCGCCGAGCGTCTCGCGGCTCAGGGGATCGCCGCGACGGTCGTGGACCCGCGCTGGGTCGTGCCGGTGCCCGAGTCGATCGTCGAGCTCGCCCGCGAGCACCGTCTCGTCATCACGATCGAGGACGGGATCCGTGTGGGAGGCATCGGCACGCGTGTGCGTCAGGTGCTGCGTGAGGCGGGTGTGGACACGGCGGTGGACGAGCTCGGCCTCCCCGACGAGTTCATCGACCACGCCAGCCGTGAGCAGATCCTCGCGGATGCCGGCCTCACCGCGTCCAAGATCGCGCAGGACGTCGTCGCCCAGGTCCTGGGTACCCGAGTCCCGGTCGCGCGCCAGGTCGGAACGGACACCTCGCCCGTCTGGACGACCGAGATGTCCGCATCCACCGACACCGACGGCTGA